Proteins from a genomic interval of Zingiber officinale cultivar Zhangliang chromosome 1B, Zo_v1.1, whole genome shotgun sequence:
- the LOC121992065 gene encoding transcription initiation factor IIF subunit beta-like codes for MEDDRIFLDTTRAELPVWLLKCPPAISRVFQLVTSNSFSTTSPVIAKIVHTVDLLHLDDPSSEQFTLEMIQTNPNTPRSYKLNMSKDVAPMCVFSKSNQGKISVEGKVECKFDMEPQNLRAYSNLCRDRTNKAAVKTRKVQVLENDHGMFMRPMPGIVVGQLPSSLKEKRKLAQSKRQDAKRVRMDKGEMLNVLFRLFERQPNWGLKQLVLETNQPQQFLKEILSEICVYNKRGPNQATHELKAEYKNLGGSNNE; via the exons ATGGAGGATGATAGAATTTTTCTAGATACAACTAGAGCGGAACTACCGGTGTGGCTATTGAAGTGTCCGCCGGCCATCTCGAGGGTGTTTCAATTGGTCACCTCTAACTCTTTCTCCACAACTAGTCCGGTCATTGCCAAGATCGTCCATACTGTTGATCTCCTCCACCTTGACGATCCCTCCTCTGAACAA TTTACACTGGAAATGATTCAAACTAATCCTAATACACCCAGGAGTTACAAGTTGAACATGTCTAAAGATGTTGCACCAATGTGTGTTTTTTCCAAATCTAACCAAG GAAAGATCTCGGTGGAGGGGAAGGTAGAGTGTAAATTTGACATGGAACCTCAAAATTTAAGGGCTTATAGTAATTTATGCCGCGACAGAACGAACAAGGCTGCGGTCAAGACCAGAAAAGTCCAG GTTCTCGAGAATGATCATGGCATGTTCATGAGGCCAATGCCCGGCATAGTTGTTGGCCAACTTCCATCTAGTTTGAAG gagaagagaaaattagcCCAGTCTAAGCGGCAGGATGCCAAACGAGTACGAATGGACAAAGGAGAAATGTTGAACGTTCTCTTTAGACTCTTCGAAAGGCAACCCAATTGGGGGTTGAAGCAACTGGTCCTAGAGACTAACCAACCTCAG CAATTTCTGAAAGAGATATTGAGCGAGATTTGCGTGTACAACAAGAGAGGACCAAACCAAGCAACCCATGAGCTCAAAGCGGAATACAAGAATTTGGGGGGATCCAACAATGAATGA
- the LOC121992150 gene encoding cysteine-rich and transmembrane domain-containing protein WIH2-like: MSYYSQQQVPPQAYPPPPTSYPAPAEQAYPPTTAPPPPPGYPTRDGKVNDQQQVPVETSSRGDGFWKGCCAALCCCCVLDMCF; the protein is encoded by the exons ATGAGTTACTACTCCCAGCAACAAGTTCCTCCTCAAg CTTATCCACCACCGCCTACTTCTTACCCAGCACCAGCGGAGCAGGCCTACCCACCGACGACGGCCCCGCCGCCGCCTCCGGGGTATCCGACTAGAGACGGGAAGGTGAATGATCAGCAGCAGGTTCCCGTCGAGACGAGCAGCCGCGGCGATGGATTCTGGAAAGGATG CTGTGCTGCCTTGTGTTGCTGCTGCGTTCTGGATATGTGCTTCTGA